One Aegilops tauschii subsp. strangulata cultivar AL8/78 chromosome 7, Aet v6.0, whole genome shotgun sequence genomic window carries:
- the LOC123494750 gene encoding peroxidase 2-like: MAAAGAEKLYLLVACALLLLAVGCQASPLQIGFYHDRCPQAEAIVKGVMMEAISQNPGNGAAMIRMLFHDCFVEGCDASVLLDPTLFSPTPEKLSAPNNPSLRGFELIDAIKDALEAACPGVVSCADIIAFSARDASCILSGGKVDFEVPSGRRDGTFSNASEPVKFLVPPTSNLSDLVDSFVVKGLDAEDLVILSGAHTIGRSHCSAFVPDRLNVSSDIDSGLAAFLRGQCPSDATPGGNDPTVMQDVVTPNDLDRQYYNNVLSHTVLFTSDAALLTSEGTARMVVDNANIPGWWEDRFEKAMVKMAGIEVKTGDQGQIRKNCRAINYY; the protein is encoded by the exons ATGGCTGCTGCTGGTGCTGAGAAGCTGTACCTTCTGGTGGCGTGTGCTTTGCTGCTCCTCGCCGTGGGGTGCCAGGCCAGCCCTCTGCAGATCGGGTTCTACCATGACAGGTGCCCCCAAGCGGAGGCAATCGTCAAGGGCGTCATGATGGAGGCCATCTCCCAAAACCCTGGCAATGGTGCCGCCATGATCCGCATGCTCTTCCACGACTGCTTTGTCGAG GGTTGTGATGCTTCGGTCCTCCTGGACCCGACCCTGTTCAGCCCGACGCCGGAGAAGCTCAGCGCGCCCAACAATCCCTCCCTGCGCGGCTTCGAGCTGATCGATGCCATCAAGGACGCCCTCGAGGCGGCCTGCCCGGGCGTTGTCTCCTGCGCCGACATCATCGCTTTCTCGGCCCGCGACGCGTCCTGCATCCTGAGCGGGGGCAAGGTGGATTTCGAGGTGCCGTCCGGCCGCCGCGACGGCACCTTCTCCAATGCCTCCGAGCCGGTCAAGTTCCTCGTCCCACCCACGTCTAACCTCAGCGACCTCGTGGACAGCTTCGTTGTCAAGGGCCTCGACGCGGAGGACCTGGTCATCCTCTCTGGCGCACACACCATCGGGCGCTCCCACTGCTCCGCCTTCGTCCCCGACCGCCTCAACGTCTCCTCCGACATCGACAGTGGCCTCGCCGCATTCCTGCGTGGCCAGTGCCCTTCTGACGCCACCCCGGGCGGCAACGACCCCACGGTGATGCAGGACGTAGTGACCCCGAACGACCTGGACAGGCAGTACTACAACAACGTGCTGTCGCACACGGTGCTCTTCACCTCCGATGCGGCGCTCCTGACGTCAGAGGGGACGGCGAGGATGGTGGTGGACAATGCCAACATCCCCGGATGGTGGGAGGACAGGTTCGAGAAGGCCATGGTGAAGATGGCCGGCATCGAGGTGAAGACCGGCGACCAGGGACAGATCAGGAAGAACTGCCGGGCCATCAACTACTACTAA
- the LOC141027796 gene encoding peroxidase 2-like, whose amino-acid sequence MAAGAQKLQVLVVSALLLLLAVGCQASPLQIGFYHDRCPQAEAVVKGVMMDAISQNPGNGAAMIRMLFHDCFVEGCDASVLLDPTPFSPTPEKLSAPNNPSLRGFELIDAIKDALEAACPGIVSCADIIAFSARDASCILSGGKVDFEVPSGRRDGTFSNASEPVKFLVPPTSNLSDLVDSFVVKGLDVEDLVILSGAHTIGHSHCSAFVPDRLNVTSDINGGLAAFLRGQCPADAAPGGNDPTVMQDVVTPNDLDKQYYNNVLSRTVLFTSDVALLTSEETARMVMDNANMPGWWEDRFEKAMVKMAGIEVKTGDQGQIRKNCRAINYY is encoded by the exons ATGGCGGCTGGTGCTCAGAAGCTGCAAGTTCTGGTGGTTTCTGCCTTGCTGCTGCTCCTAGCTGTGGGGTGCCAGGCCAGCCCTCTGCAGATCGGGTTCTACCACGACAGGTGCCCCCAGGCGGAGGCCGTCGTCAAGGGCGTCATGATGGACGCCATCTCCCAGAACCCTGGCAATGGCGCCGCCATGATCCGCATGCTCTTCCACGACTGCTTCGTCGAG GGGTGTGACGCTTCGGTCCTCCTAGACCCGACCCCGTTCAGCCCGACGCCGGAAAAGCTCAGCGCGCCCAACAATCCCTCCCTACGCGGCTTCGAGCTGATCGACGCCATCAAGGACGCCCTCGAGGCGGCCTGCCCGGGCATCGTCTCCTGCGCCGACATCATCGCTTTCTCAGCCCGTGACGCGTCTTGCATCCTCAGCGGGGGCAAGGTGGACTTTGAGGTGCCTTCCGGCCGCCGCGATGGCACCTTCTCCAACGCATCCGAGCCGGTCAAGTTCCTCGTCCCGCCCACGTCCAACCTCAGCGACCTCGTGGACAGCTTCGTTGTCAAGGGCCTCGATGTGGAGGACCTAGTCATCCTCTCCGGCGCGCACACCATCGGGCACTCCCACTGCTCCGCCTTCGTGCCCGACCGCCTCAACGTCACCTCCGACATCAACGGCGGCCTCGCCGCGTTCCTGCGTGGCCAGTGCCCCGCGGACGCCGCTCCGGGTGGCAACGACCCGACGGTGATGCAGGACGTGGTGACCCCGAACGACCTGGACAAGCAGTACTACAACAACGTGCTGTCGCGCACGGTGCTCTTCACCTCCGACGTGGCGCTCCTGACGTCGGAGGAGACTGCGAGGATGGTGATGGACAACGCCAACATGCCCGGGTGGTGGGAGGACAGGTTCGAGAAGGCCATGGTGAAGATGGCCGGCATCGAGGTCAAGACCGGCGACCAGGGACAGATCAGGAAGAACTGCCGCGCAATCAACTACTACTAA